In the Clostridium beijerinckii genome, one interval contains:
- a CDS encoding methyl-accepting chemotaxis protein, whose protein sequence is MFKKMKISQKLIGSSVICTVFLVLVGIAGLFSMNKLNINTDKIYNNNLMRLQKLYVVKSNTNLGLSDMEHIINSNFKNDIDEAQKDLADLSDLNNKTFEEIEKIPYSSEKEEADYKKVKDALIRYRDIRTKIIKEVTDNNYEGAIALYNSEYVTLREEIADDINVIINENIDAAKETSESSNAVFKNSFKFLAIFIVISALILAILSGGLAIWLRKRINSIVNFANGLAEGDLTEKININAYDEIGNMSKALNIAVLDVKNLIMELTNRMKNVRISNEDLTSTMEEMSATMNNIKTVTHEIADASMNLSAATQDVSSYTMEIEKLTDDLSRNAEKRELDSDEIMKRAVNVKEKAEASSNNAISLYNEKEIKIKKAIEDIKIVKEIEKMAEAIGQIAEQTNLLALNASIEAANAGDAGRGFAVVAEEVRKLAEKSSETVIDIKKNIGTVGSVIENFTNNTKDILRFIDSQVRPDYEMLKSIGNQYEKDAEVVNEMSKEIAESAIKIADNVSKVNNAIVNISSKSQQSASSVEEIFASISETSASVDNVTNQAKDTSEMADSMIEMANKFKV, encoded by the coding sequence ATGTTTAAGAAAATGAAAATATCCCAAAAATTAATAGGAAGTAGTGTGATATGTACTGTATTCTTAGTTTTAGTCGGCATAGCTGGTCTATTTAGCATGAACAAACTAAATATAAATACAGATAAAATTTATAATAATAATTTAATGAGACTTCAGAAGTTATATGTAGTAAAAAGTAATACTAACTTAGGACTATCTGATATGGAACATATTATTAATAGTAATTTTAAAAATGATATAGATGAGGCACAAAAAGATTTAGCAGATTTATCTGATTTAAATAATAAAACTTTTGAAGAAATTGAAAAAATACCTTATTCTAGTGAAAAAGAAGAAGCTGATTATAAAAAAGTTAAAGATGCGTTAATTAGGTATAGGGATATAAGAACAAAGATAATAAAGGAGGTAACTGACAATAATTATGAGGGAGCTATTGCACTATATAATTCGGAGTATGTTACTTTAAGAGAAGAAATAGCTGATGATATAAATGTTATAATAAATGAAAATATTGATGCGGCCAAAGAAACATCGGAATCAAGTAACGCAGTTTTTAAAAATTCGTTTAAATTTCTTGCAATATTTATTGTTATTTCAGCATTGATATTAGCCATATTAAGTGGTGGATTAGCAATTTGGTTAAGAAAGAGAATAAACAGCATAGTTAATTTTGCTAATGGTTTAGCGGAAGGAGATCTTACTGAGAAAATAAATATAAATGCATATGATGAAATAGGTAATATGTCAAAAGCATTGAATATTGCTGTATTAGACGTGAAAAATCTTATTATGGAACTTACTAATCGTATGAAAAATGTCAGAATTTCAAATGAAGATCTAACTTCAACAATGGAAGAAATGTCTGCAACTATGAATAATATTAAAACTGTAACTCATGAAATTGCTGATGCAAGCATGAATTTAAGTGCGGCAACTCAAGATGTTAGTTCATATACAATGGAAATAGAAAAGCTGACAGATGACCTTAGCAGAAATGCTGAAAAGAGAGAATTAGATTCAGATGAAATTATGAAGAGAGCGGTAAATGTAAAAGAAAAAGCAGAAGCATCATCTAATAATGCAATAAGCCTATATAATGAAAAAGAAATTAAGATTAAAAAAGCAATTGAGGATATAAAGATAGTTAAAGAAATAGAAAAAATGGCAGAAGCTATTGGTCAAATAGCTGAACAAACTAATCTTCTAGCACTTAACGCATCCATAGAGGCTGCTAATGCAGGGGATGCAGGTCGAGGATTTGCTGTAGTTGCAGAGGAAGTTAGAAAATTAGCTGAGAAGTCATCAGAAACAGTTATAGATATAAAGAAAAATATAGGTACAGTTGGAAGTGTTATTGAAAACTTTACTAATAATACTAAAGATATATTGAGATTTATTGATAGTCAGGTTAGACCAGATTACGAAATGTTGAAGTCTATAGGAAATCAATATGAAAAAGATGCTGAAGTTGTGAATGAAATGTCAAAAGAGATTGCTGAGTCAGCAATTAAAATTGCAGATAATGTATCTAAAGTCAATAATGCTATAGTAAATATTTCGTCAAAATCACAGCAATCAGCTTCTAGTGTAGAAGAGATATTTGCAAGTATCAGCGAAACTAGCGCCTCAGTAGATAATGTTACTAATCAGGCAAAAGACACATCAGAGATGGCTGATAGCATGATAGAAATGGCAAATAAATTTAAAGTCTAG